The DNA segment CGTTGACTACCCCGACAGTGATCTCAATTTTTCACTCCGTTTGCAGCAGTTGACGTCGCTTAAAGTGAATCCAAATCCAAAGGTCTTGGATTTGACCGATCCAAAACTGTTCGATTACCCGTTCCTATATCTGATAGAACCGGGCGCAATGTTTCTTTCGCCGCCCGAGGTCGCTGCGCTCCGAAGGTACCTGCTAAATGGCGGTTTCTTGATGGTCGATGATTTTTGGGGGGACCAAGAATATGCCGTCCTCGCTGAAAATTTGAGCCGTGTGTTCCCGGATCGTGTACCCGAAGAAGTCCCGCTGGAACATGACATATTTCATTGTGTGTATGACCTGAAGGAACGTCCTCAAGTCCCTTCGCTGAACGCGGCCCGCCCTGGCAATTTTCATGGTGAATTTCGCCCTGGTTCCGATACCAGTCGAGCTATTTATCGGTCGATCACCGATGACGAGGGGCGGATCATGGTCTTCATCTGCCACAACACGGATCTCGGCGATGGCTGGGAAAGGGAAGGGGAGGACGCTTGGTACTTCGAAGAGTATTCGGTAAAAAAGGCCTACCCGATGGGAATTAATATCGTTACTTACGCCATGACTCACTGAGCCACCCGCCGATGCTTTCCGCGAAAAATATCTTCAAATCCTATCCCACCCCTGCGGAACCGCTGGAAGTCCTGCGGGATGTTTCGCTGGAATTGGACGCGGGCGAACGTTTGGCGATCGTGGGGCCAAGCGGTGCAGGCAAAAGTACGCTGCTGCAGATTCTGGGGACGTTGGATGCACCGACGTCGGGGACGGTGCAGATCAACCAAACCGATCCTTTTCAATTGTCCGAAACCGAGCTGGCTCATTTTCGTAATCGCCAAATCGGATTCATTTTCCAGGACCACCATCTGCTGCCACAGTTGACCGTTTTGGAAAATGTATTGATCCCGGCGCTGGCCATTGGCCGTCCGTCAGAAGAGACCATTCAGCATGCAACGGATTTGCTGGAAAGGGTTGGATTGGCTTCGCGATCGACTCACCTGCCCGGCGAACTTTCGGGTGGAGAAAAAGAACGTGTGGCGGTGGCTCGGGCGCTGCTGAACCGTCCCACCCTGATCCTTGCCGATGAACCTACCGGCAACTTGGACAGCCATACCGCTCAAGCGATAACCGATCTGTTGCTGAAACTGCAAGCGGAAGAAAACGCGATTCTGGTTACGGTCACTCATAGCAAGGATTTAGCCGCCGCGATGGGCCAGCAGAAAACACTGCTGGACGGACGGTTGTCATGACCGACAGTGGAACGCTGTAAAAAATCTAGTTTCAGATTCAAAACGCATTTTAGGCCCGTTTTCAGCTCCCGTATTGTGTAATATGGGAACTTGAAAACCCGAAGTTTTGTTTCTGAACAAGAGAATAGACGGCGAAAAAATCAGCATGAGTGCAATGAACAAAATCGTTTTGATGGGGGCGTTCCTCTCCCTGTCCGTAGGAAGCATGATGACTTCGGCCGCCCAGGCCGACTCTCCGCCCAACGTGGTG comes from the Roseimaritima multifibrata genome and includes:
- a CDS encoding DUF4159 domain-containing protein — its product is MNLSLPLISKRLLVVACLGIGLTAATVVAVAQRGRFRSDYRNVGRNGVPDWDVDRQMEMDTFTFARVRYNSFGRRGGWDVDYPDSDLNFSLRLQQLTSLKVNPNPKVLDLTDPKLFDYPFLYLIEPGAMFLSPPEVAALRRYLLNGGFLMVDDFWGDQEYAVLAENLSRVFPDRVPEEVPLEHDIFHCVYDLKERPQVPSLNAARPGNFHGEFRPGSDTSRAIYRSITDDEGRIMVFICHNTDLGDGWEREGEDAWYFEEYSVKKAYPMGINIVTYAMTH
- a CDS encoding ABC transporter ATP-binding protein → MLSAKNIFKSYPTPAEPLEVLRDVSLELDAGERLAIVGPSGAGKSTLLQILGTLDAPTSGTVQINQTDPFQLSETELAHFRNRQIGFIFQDHHLLPQLTVLENVLIPALAIGRPSEETIQHATDLLERVGLASRSTHLPGELSGGEKERVAVARALLNRPTLILADEPTGNLDSHTAQAITDLLLKLQAEENAILVTVTHSKDLAAAMGQQKTLLDGRLS